The following proteins come from a genomic window of Lolium rigidum isolate FL_2022 chromosome 5, APGP_CSIRO_Lrig_0.1, whole genome shotgun sequence:
- the LOC124656143 gene encoding AAA-ATPase At3g50940-like, which produces MSEYERYVAMAATAAGTAMVLHGLLTGLLPDELSFSALRARLSSLHTIVIDETEGLAPNHLYDAARAYLAARAASDSGVRRIRACRVDESSQGIALTMDHGEETVDAHDGVQYTWRLVSRDPAAVLGCSANRRGAAAHGRGGLQVCLRSFELSFHKKHKEKALASYLPFVLDTAKAIRDRQRNLKMHMVEYDAWTAVDLRHPSTFDTLAMDRTLKKSVMDDLERFVDRKEYYSRTGRAWKRGYLLYGPPGTGKSSLVAAMANYLKFDIYDLELTEVKSNSDLRRLLVGMSNRSILVVEDIDCSIDLHQRPGDQGPDRRAPRPGFTGDDSEDKVTLSGLLNFVDGLWSTSGDERIIVFTTNFRERLDPALLRPGRMDMHTHMSYCTPESFRILASNYHSVKDHAMFPEIEQLMEEVQITPAEVAEVLMRNDGVDAALLDLVKFIKAKKGAAGESNVTNHDGRC; this is translated from the coding sequence ATGTCGGAGTACGAGAGGTACGTGGCGATggccgcgacggcggcggggacggCAATGGTTCTGCACGGCCTGCTGACAGGCCTCCTCCCCGACGAGCTCTCCTTCTCCGCCCTCCGCGCCCGCCTCTCCTCCCTCCACACCATCGTCATCGACGAGACTGAGGGACTCGCGCCCAATCACCTCTACGACGCCGCACGCGCCTACCTCGCCGCGCGCGCCGCATCCGACTCGGGCGTGCGCCGCATCCGCGCCTGCCGCGTCGACGAATCCTCTCAGGGCATCGCGCTCACCATGGACCACGGGGAGGAGACCGTCGACGCCCACGACGGAGTCCAATATACCTGGCGCCTCGTCTCCCGCGACCCCGCCGCGGTCTTGGGCTGCTCCGCTAACCGTCGCGGCGCTGCTGCCCACGGCCGCGGCGGCCTCCAAGTCTGCCTCAGGTCCTTCGAGCTCAGCTTCCACAAGAAGCACAAGGAGAAGGCGCTCGCCTCGTACCTCCCCTTCGTCCTCGACACGGCCAAGGCCATCAGGGACCGCCAGCGGAACCTCAAGATGCACATGGTCGAGTACGACGCTTGGACCGCCGTCGACCTCCGCCACCCGTCCACATTCGACACGCTCGCCATGGACCGCACGCTCAAGAAATCCGTCATGGACGACCTCGAGAGGTTCGTGGACAGAAAGGAATACTACAGCAGGACCGGCAGGGCGTGGAAGCGCGGGTACCTGCTCTACGGCCCGCCGGGCACCGGCAAGTCCAGCCTCGTCGCCGCCATGGCAAACTACCTCAAGTTCGACATCTACGACCTCGAGCTCACCGAGGTCAAGTCCAACTCGGACCTCCGCAGGCTCCTCGTCGGCATGAGCAACCGATCCATCCTCGTCGTCGAGGACATCGACTGCAGCATCGACCTGCACCAGCGACCCGGCGACCAAGGCCCCGATAGGCGCGCCCCCAGGCCCGGCTTCACGGGAGATGACAGCGAAGACAAGGTGACGCTGTCCGGGCTGCTCAACTTCGTCGACGGGCTGTGGTCGACGAGTGGGGACGAGAGGATCATCGTCTTCACCACTAACTTCCGGGAGCGCCTGGACCCAGCGCTGCTGCGGCCCGGCAGGATGGACATGCACACCCACATGAGCTACTGCACCCCGGAGTCGTTTAGGATCTTGGCCAGCAACTACCACTCTGTCAAAGACCACGCCATGTTTCCGGAGATCGAGCAGCTCATGGAAGAGGTGCAAATCACACCGGCGGAGGTCGCTGAGGTTCTGATGAGAAATGACGGCGTCGACGCGGCGCTTCTGGATCTTGTTAAGTTCATCAAGGCAAAGAAGGGGGCAGCCGGTGAGAGCAACGTCACAAACCATGATGGAAGGTGCTAG